GTACTTCTGGATCTGCTCGGGCGTGATGTTGACCTGCGAGCGGACGTTGCGCGCGAGCAGCTGGCTGCGCTGGATCTCCTTGCGCACCTGCGCGCGGTAGCTCTCCATCGTGAGCCCCTGCTGCTCGAGTGCGGCGGCGAGCTTCGCGTCGTCCAGGTTGTTCTGCTTCTTGATCTGCTCGATGTAGGCGTTGACCTCTTCGTTGCTCACGCCGACGCCGAGCCGCGAGCTCTCGAGCTCGACGATCATGTCGTTGATCAGCAGGTCGAGGACCTTCCTGCGATCGGCCTCGCTGATCGTGGAGGGGTCGACGCCGCGCACGTTGGCCGCGATGAAGGCGTCGACCTGGTAGGAGGTGATCGGCTCACCGTCGACCGTCGCGACGACGCGATTCACCACCACCACCGCCTTCGCCGGTCCGGCCGCGAGCAGCAGCGCCACTGCGAGCGCGGCCGCGCAAGCGCGTCCACGGAAGATCGATTCTCGCCTCACTGCCGTCTCTCTCCTGTTCCTCGTTGCTCCGCCGGGCCCTCGCCCGCGGGAGCTCCGGCCGTTCTACCTGCTGCCGACCGCGCTGGCCACACGCCGCGGACGACGGGGTCAGAGCGTGAACGCCACGTCCGCGACGAGCGCGCCCGGGACGCGCATGCTGGCGAGCGAGCGCCCACCGTAGGTCAGCGGGTCGA
The Candidatus Binatia bacterium genome window above contains:
- a CDS encoding peptidylprolyl isomerase — its product is MRRESIFRGRACAAALAVALLLAAGPAKAVVVVNRVVATVDGEPITSYQVDAFIAANVRGVDPSTISEADRRKVLDLLINDMIVELESSRLGVGVSNEEVNAYIEQIKKQNNLDDAKLAAALEQQGLTMESYRAQVRKEIQRSQLLARNVRSQVNITPEQIQKYYDEHKEQFSEADAVTVRHIFFTIPQEGGQAAIEQLGQKAQRAYERLQKGEPFAQVARDMSESPDASQGGMLGTLKRGQMRPELEQVAFSLRKGQYSQPIQSPFGLHILYIEDRQLGTSVPLEEVQDKIRERLYAQAVEQRFQEWVTEDLRKGHSVVIK